The following nucleotide sequence is from Bacteroidota bacterium.
CCCTTTTATCTTTTTTGGGTATTGAAAACAAATAGTTAAGTGTAGTTATTAAAACTACACTTAGGCAGCATTGCCGGCATAAGTGCTAAATAATATTTGTAGTTGCTTGTTCCCCTAGCTGGCGCGAGCTTGTAGCTCGTGCCGATGTAGCATAGATAATAATAAAAAACCCCTTCTGGGCGTAGAATGCCAGAAAAATAGCACTAAGCTTAATTAGAGCACTGGGCGTAGTTTTCAGCAACTACGCCCTTTTATCTTTTTTTAGCTATTGAAAACAAATATTTAAGTGTAGTTGTCAAAACTACCCTTAGGCACCAGAATTAATTATATTCATGAAAATCCAGTAAGAGTAGGCTGGGTTGAAAATCCAGAAGATTATTTGTATAGTAGTGCCAGGAATTTTTCTGAGATGACAGGTTTAATCGAAATAGATGAAATATAGGGTTGTAGTTGCAAACTACAACCAGAGAAAGGCCTAATGAGCAACTTAAGTGCCTTAGTCATATTTGTATTAAATTTCTAAATTCAAAAAGTAGTTTTTGTAGTATCTTTGAAGTAAAATAGTTTACTTTATCACTATGCCTGAAGTTTTTCGAGAATTTGGTTTTGTTTTCTTTTTTTATGCGAATGAAGGAAACGAACCTATGCATATTCATGTAAGAAAGGCAGGAGGTTTTGCTAAATACTGGATAGAACCCATTGAATTGGAATTTTCATAGGGTATGAAGGTGAATGATTTAAAAAACGCAGAACAACTCATTCTATCTCATTTAGAATTTATTAAATCAAAATGGCATGAAGTACATGGTAACTGAACTGATGTTTACTGCCACCAACGCATGGTTTGAGAATGGCATGATATGTATTAAAATGTCAGATGATAAGGAAATACGGTTTCCTGTTGAAAAAAATACGAAACTTCGCAATGCTGCAGACTCTCAAAGAAACAATATAGAAATTATTTGTTCCGGCACAGGGCTAAATTGGCCCGATTTAGACGAAGACCTATCGCTGATTGGAATTTTAGAAGGGAAATTCGGTTACTAAATTCCACAACTGGCGCAAGGTACTAAATAAGAAAAAGGCATTGGCCCCTAGCTGGCGCGAGCTTGTAGCTCGTGCCGGTGTAGCATAGATATTATTAAAAAACTGGCACAACTGCTGGTTTTTTATTTTTATATGAGTTTAGGAAGTCCGAGCTGCAAGCTCGAACTAGCGTTTAATTATTGCTGGCCCCTTCAGGGCGTAGAATGCCAAAAAAATAGTAATAAGCTTAATTAGAGCACTGGGCGTAGTTTTCAGCAACTACGCCCTTTTATCTTTTTTGGGTATTGAAAACAAATAGTTAAGTGTAGTTATCAAAACTACACTTGGGCACCAGAATTAATTATATTCATGAAAATCCAGTAAGAGCAGGCTGGGTTGAAAATCCAGAAGATTACTTGTATAGTAGTGCCAGGAATTTTTCTGAGATGACAGGTTTAATCGAAATAGATGAAATATAGGGTTGTAGTTGCAAACTACAACCAGAGAGGGCGTTTAATTACAGTTGTTAGATTAAAATGAACACGCGTTACGCAAATGCTAAACGCGCGCTAGTAAAAGAGTGTATGGAGGGCGAAACGCAATAACAAAACAAATTACTCCAATAGAAAAACATTTCCGGTACCATTCCCTTTCTTTATCACCTCTGTAGGATTTCCTTTGCAGTAAATGTTTCCCACACCCTGAAAATCCAGTTCCAACTTATCGATCACATTGAGTTCGATGTTGCCTGTGCCCTGATGGGAAATTTCAAGGTTTCGGACAATAAATTCAAAGGCATGGATGTCGCCCAGCATGATATTGTGGATGTAAGCTTTATCTGCCCTGCCTTTTAGCAGAATTTCTCCTACTCCGTCAGAATTCAGCAGAAAATGCTCCAACTCTAAATTCAGCGATAAAACCCCGGTATTCTCCTTGGTGACCAATAACTCATCCTGAACAAGAGTATCTGTGATGTAAAGAGCTGTTACACCATTGAGTAAAATAGCATCGACCGAAGGTGCAGTCACATACACATTGAGCACCGTGGCCTGAAAGTTATCTTTAGTATTGGTAAATATTTTTAAGGATTCCCCTTCGCTTAGTACCGAAACAATCTCGTGCAGGTTATCGTCGGTTTTTACTTCCACAGCATATTTCTCGCCCTGTTGAAAATAAACTGTAAGTACACCATCGATGTTTAGTTGATTAAAGCTTTCGACTTTGTAAGAGCGGGTTGTAACCTTACCATTGCCATTGAGGTCTTTTTCAGTTTCGCAGCTCGGAAAAATTGATAGAGTAAGCAGGATCAACAAGATATTTCTAAAGCCATAGTAAGAATTCATACCAAGTATTTTTCTTTAACGACAGGAAATAAGCCGATAAGTTGCACTATTGTCAGGCGATTAAGAAAACAAGGGATGGAAGGATGCACTAGACAGAAGGCATGAATTTGGCAATCATAGCCAGAAGGTCTTCACTTTTAATGGGCTTGGCGATATAATCGTCAAATCCTGCTTTACGAAATTCGAGTTCTTCTTCAGGTCGGGCAAATGCTGTTTGCGCAATGATAATCTGATTTGGAAACATCTCCTTAATACGCCGGGTAGCTTCCATGCCATCCATCACTGGCATTTTTATGTCCATGAGTATTATGTCATAACTGCTTACTGCATTCATTCTAAGCGCTTCTTCACCATCGCAAGCCCAATCGACTTTTACACCTTTTTTCTTAAGAATCCCATACAGGTAATTATAATTGGTCTCTTCATCTTCAGCAACAAGAATGCGCAAGGCCGCATAATCGGCATCGGAAACTTCCTTTATGGGCTGAATGTCTTTTATTTGTATATCAAAATCTTCATCGGTAATTGGCAAAGCAAGGTGAAATGAAGATCCTTTCCCGGCAGAGGAACTAACCCAAAGCCTTCCGTTTAGCATTTTGGCAAGGCGATTTGAAATGGTAAGGCCGAGTCCGGCACCACGGTAAAGCTTTTTGCCTGTTTCTTCGGCCTTACGGAAACGATTGAAAATAAGATGCAGGTTCTCATGCGAAATGCCTATACCACTATCCGTAACACTAAAAATGATTTCATTTTGTTCATGCTTCACCTCCAGCACAATGCTACCGTGATCTGTGAATTTGAATGCATTGTCGAGAAGGTTGTTCATGATCTGTTTTAACCTGATCTCATCGCTGTGAATAAAAATATCCTGGGCTGGTAATTGATTTTTCAGTTCGAAAACGATTTCAGCTTTCTTGCCTAACTGAAGATGCTTCCAGTTAAAATACAGCTCGTTGGCAAAAGTATTCACTTCGAAAACAGCCGTCTTAACCCTCAATTGATTGGCTTCTATTTTAGAAAGGTCGAGGATATCGTCGATAAGTATAAGAAGAGAGTCGCTGTTAGTATTCACCTGCTGGATATATTCCTGCCTTTCTTTGGCGGTAAGGGTATCGTCAGCCAGAAGCGAAGCAAAACCTACAATGGCATTCATGGGTGTCCGTATCTCATGGCTCATGTTCGAAAGAAAAGCCATTTTCAACTGTTCTGATTCTTCGGCTTTCAATTTGGCTTGCTCTAATTCTACCGTACGTTCCTTTACAATCGATTCGAGGTTATTCCTGTGTTCTGCGAGTTCAATATTCTGATGTTCAATTCTTCGGTAACTGCCTTCAAGTTTCTGGTTAGCCTCCACTAAATTGTGCTGCTGAGCGATCAGTTCTTCACTTTGCTTGTTTATTTCAGTATTTTGTTGTTCGAGCACCCGGTTAAGCATGCGTAATTCTTTCGTTCGCTCCTCTACGGTCGATTTGAGTAACTCGCCCTGAATACGTAACGACCGAACCCGAAAACGATAAATACTTAACAGAATAAGTACCACAGAAAGGATCAGTAAGAACCGAAAAAAAGGTGTCTGGTAAAAAGGCGGGGCAATGTATACCGAAACCGATACACTTGCTTCGGCAGGCATGCCCTGACGGTTTAAGCCCCGTACTTCGAACTGGTATTCGCCCGGATCGAGGTTGGTATATTTAGCCAGGCGGCGGGTCCCAGACTTGACCCACTCTTTATCAAAACCTTTTAATCGGAATTCGTAGGTGTTGTATTCCGGCACCGTATAATCGAGCATTGCAAAGGCGAACGAAATGGTAGACTGGCTATGCTTAAGCTCAATCCGTTGGGTATACATCAGGCTTTTTTCCTGTGGCGACTCTTGTCCTCCAGGAACCATCTCTACATCGAAGATAAAAAAACGTGTAAGTACGATCTTACCTACCTTGTTTCCTTCTTCTATCTCATGGGGATAAAAGGCATTGTAACCATTTACACCTCCAAAGCAAAGCATGCCATCTCTTGTTTTAAAAGAGGAGTGCAGGTTATACTCATAAGCCTGCAAGCCATCGAAAGGGGCAAAGTTTTCAAGATCCATCAGGCTGGTTTCGAAAATATTCAAACGCGACAAACCATTGTTGGTCCCTATCCAGATATTTCCGTCAGCATCTTCAAGAATGGACTGAATGGTATTTCCAGGCAGACCATCGGCTATGGTATAAGAATAAAAACTTTTTGTTTCGGCATTAAAAAGATTGAGGCCTCCATCAAGTGTTCCGGCCAAGATGCGTTTCTTTGAGTCTTCAAAAATAACTCTGATTTCGTTGCTGCTCAGTTTCGACAGTGTGTCTTTACGGAAAGACTCAAAAGATCCTTCCTGGCTGGCTGGCATCCGCAATATACCTTCGTGATAGGTGCCTATCCAAAGGTTTTCGTCAGAATCCAACCATAGGCAGCTCAGAAAATCATCGGTAATGGAATTGGGCTCATTGTTTGATGCGGTATACCATTTTACCTGATTAGTCTTTAAGTCTATTTTATTTAACCCGCCACCCAAGGTAGCAAGCCAAATTGTGTTTTCGTCCTTACTCAGGACAATATCCCACACATCGTTGTTGTTTAAAGAAGCTGAACCATTGTTGGTGGTATACGCTCGTACAATTCCAGAATAATAATTGTAAACTAAAAGCCCATTCCGGTAGGTTCCGATATAAATATTTCCTTTGCTATCGGCTTTCAGGCTGGTAATCACTTTTGGTTTTGCCAACTTAGGGTTATCAATAAGGCGATGATTACCAGTAACTGGATCGTACACATTGATTCCTCCCCCGTCTGTTCCAATCCAGAGCCGACCAGCCGGGTCTTCACAAAAAGAAAGAATAGCATTGTTATTCAACTCACCTTCCGACCCAAAACTACGAATGTGATTAAAACTCTGTTTGTGCCAGCTGGTATAGGAAATACCTCCATTGTAAGTGCCAATCCACAGGTTCATCTCTTCGTCGCGAAAAATAGAATAGATAATGTTGGAATTAATGGCATAAATATTTCCCAGGTGAGGAGTGTAATAACTTATTTTCTGTGTTGACGGATTGTAAATGTTGACACCACCCCCCCCGGTACCTATCCAAAGATTTCCTTCGCGGTCCTCCATAAAACGACGCACAATAGGGTGATTCAGATGATAGGAATCTGCCTTTCCGTGCTTTAATTGAAAGAATTCGCCAGTTTGGCTATCCATGCGATAGGCACCGGACTCATAGGTGCCAAACCAGTAGTTCTGATTTTTGTCCTGATACACATCAAGCACGTTTTCATGAGCAAGAAATCGCTCTATTCTAAGGCTTTCCCCTTTCGATGTTGTTTTATCCTTGAAAATTCTACAAACACCTTCATTATAAGCAATAAGCCAAAGGACTCCATCGTTGGTTTTTTGCAAGCGGGCATCTGTAAGACTTGAAATCGGGTTACCCTTCTCGTCGTATATTAAAACTGATGAAAATACCAGTGTTTGCTTATCGAAATAAAATAATCCCTTGTCGAAAGTAGAAACCAATAATTCATCTGCATAAGAAACAATGCCTGTAATGTTAAACTGGCTGTTGGTTTTTGAATTGTTGTGCAGCGTATAACTTTCGAAACTATTAGATTCAGGAATATACCTGCTTAAACCGCCTTGAGAAGTGCCTATCCAGAGCACCTTGTTTTCGTCTTCGAACAATACATTAATCCGCCCCAGTGCAACGGACTTTGGATCGTTTTCGATATGATAAAATATTTCAAACTCGT
It contains:
- a CDS encoding DUF4160 domain-containing protein, whose translation is MPEVFREFGFVFFFYANEGNEPMHIHVRKAGGFAKYWIEPIELEFS
- a CDS encoding DUF2442 domain-containing protein; the protein is MKYMVTELMFTATNAWFENGMICIKMSDDKEIRFPVEKNTKLRNAADSQRNNIEIICSGTGLNWPDLDEDLSLIGILEGKFGY
- a CDS encoding DUF2807 domain-containing protein, which translates into the protein MNSYYGFRNILLILLTLSIFPSCETEKDLNGNGKVTTRSYKVESFNQLNIDGVLTVYFQQGEKYAVEVKTDDNLHEIVSVLSEGESLKIFTNTKDNFQATVLNVYVTAPSVDAILLNGVTALYITDTLVQDELLVTKENTGVLSLNLELEHFLLNSDGVGEILLKGRADKAYIHNIMLGDIHAFEFIVRNLEISHQGTGNIELNVIDKLELDFQGVGNIYCKGNPTEVIKKGNGTGNVFLLE
- a CDS encoding response regulator — translated: MKFSFVFAFLVCFQVALWSNPELKFYHLTHEQGLSQSTVNCILKDHQGLFWFGTNNGLNRWNGYEFEIFYHIENDPKSVALGRINVLFEDENKVLWIGTSQGGLSRYIPESNSFESYTLHNNSKTNSQFNITGIVSYADELLVSTFDKGLFYFDKQTLVFSSVLIYDEKGNPISSLTDARLQKTNDGVLWLIAYNEGVCRIFKDKTTSKGESLRIERFLAHENVLDVYQDKNQNYWFGTYESGAYRMDSQTGEFFQLKHGKADSYHLNHPIVRRFMEDREGNLWIGTGGGGVNIYNPSTQKISYYTPHLGNIYAINSNIIYSIFRDEEMNLWIGTYNGGISYTSWHKQSFNHIRSFGSEGELNNNAILSFCEDPAGRLWIGTDGGGINVYDPVTGNHRLIDNPKLAKPKVITSLKADSKGNIYIGTYRNGLLVYNYYSGIVRAYTTNNGSASLNNNDVWDIVLSKDENTIWLATLGGGLNKIDLKTNQVKWYTASNNEPNSITDDFLSCLWLDSDENLWIGTYHEGILRMPASQEGSFESFRKDTLSKLSSNEIRVIFEDSKKRILAGTLDGGLNLFNAETKSFYSYTIADGLPGNTIQSILEDADGNIWIGTNNGLSRLNIFETSLMDLENFAPFDGLQAYEYNLHSSFKTRDGMLCFGGVNGYNAFYPHEIEEGNKVGKIVLTRFFIFDVEMVPGGQESPQEKSLMYTQRIELKHSQSTISFAFAMLDYTVPEYNTYEFRLKGFDKEWVKSGTRRLAKYTNLDPGEYQFEVRGLNRQGMPAEASVSVSVYIAPPFYQTPFFRFLLILSVVLILLSIYRFRVRSLRIQGELLKSTVEERTKELRMLNRVLEQQNTEINKQSEELIAQQHNLVEANQKLEGSYRRIEHQNIELAEHRNNLESIVKERTVELEQAKLKAEESEQLKMAFLSNMSHEIRTPMNAIVGFASLLADDTLTAKERQEYIQQVNTNSDSLLILIDDILDLSKIEANQLRVKTAVFEVNTFANELYFNWKHLQLGKKAEIVFELKNQLPAQDIFIHSDEIRLKQIMNNLLDNAFKFTDHGSIVLEVKHEQNEIIFSVTDSGIGISHENLHLIFNRFRKAEETGKKLYRGAGLGLTISNRLAKMLNGRLWVSSSAGKGSSFHLALPITDEDFDIQIKDIQPIKEVSDADYAALRILVAEDEETNYNYLYGILKKKGVKVDWACDGEEALRMNAVSSYDIILMDIKMPVMDGMEATRRIKEMFPNQIIIAQTAFARPEEELEFRKAGFDDYIAKPIKSEDLLAMIAKFMPSV